GTGATGCCAGGCAGCCCGTAGGTGAAACCAATCCGCGATGCCGTCGTTCAACGGGCAGCGACCCTTGTGATGGACGAAGGGAGACCGCTAACGTCTCGATCCAGGGAGTCCGCCGGAAACCACAGACGACAGCTGTTGGCCGAAAGGCTGACGAACACGCAAGCCGTCATCAGCGCGGTCCCGCTCCTCGACTACTGCAGCAGACTCCTGACGGCGTAGCTTCGACGCTCTGCGTTCCAAATCGACCCGGTACTTTGCGGCGATGACCGCCTGCCCGTCGCGGTAAAGGGTCCAGTTGCCGGGCTTACCTGTGATTGTGAAATCGCGCCATTGATACGCCTGCCCGTCAGGATGGTCGATCTGTTGCCACACGGACTGGTTTCGCATCTTCCGAGCTGCCAAGATCGCCTCTCCCCCAGGTCGCGGTTGTTCTGAAACGATCTGCAGACATCTCAAAAGTCCGTCGGACTTACTCTATGTGACCTCGTCGTCTCCGACTGGCGCGTCGTCGCCGATGATCACTCCCTCTGATTCAAGAATGCTGATCACATCGATCGCGTCTTCAGAGGCGTCGGCGACGCCGGACTCGTCAACCTCGGCATCGATTACGACAGGCCCAATGTCACCGCCCTTGTCGAAGAGAAACCGCTCGCGATAAGCCCAGTACGCGGCGCTGGCGACGTCGTCGACCATTTTCCAGTTCAACGCCGCTCCAATCCCAACACCCGCGATTGGCACGAACTGCCCGAGCTTCTTCTTAGTCAGTTTCTGGCCGAACTGCGTGGCGAATCGCTGCGCAACCTTGACGAACGTCTGCTGGTTCAACTGCCGCCAAGCCACGTTGGTCGCCAGACTGCGGGTCAGAATCGCGAGCTGCTGGTAAGCCACCGCTTTCGCCGACGGAGTTACAGCGAGACCTAGACCGATGATCTGCATCATGAAGACCTCTTCGGCAGGGTCGCGCGGGTCATACCCGTAGTACAAAGCGTCGTGCGCAATCACTCGACTGCACGCAGTCAGGAGTGCAGCGGCGTCAACGCCCATCGCGGCTGCGATGGTGCCAAGCCCTGGCGCAGCCGCCGCCCCCGCTCCCGCTACCGCACCGAACGCCGCCAACGCTTGCCCACCGCTAACCGCAAGCCCGGCTGCTGCGCCCTCCGTCGCGGCGGAAACCGAGTAGGCGTAATGCAACCGGGTGAACGAAGCAACCTTGTCAATTGCTCGAAGATCGAGTTTGTGAATGTCGTCGAGGTGCTCGACGGTGTGACCCTTTTTGGCATAGGCCCGGATGACGCGCGACTCGGACGTGGTCAACTGCCCGGTGCGGGTCATGAACTTTCCTGCACCCTCGGCGGTCGCCTTCAGAGCAGCGGCTCCGGTGTCCTTCACCTTGGCGGCACCCGGAGCCTTGAGCGCCCTGCCATACAACTTGCGACCCGTGTTCTTCACCGACTCCGGCACGAGGTGCCGAGCGGACCGACGAAGTTCGTGCTCTTTGTGCTCACGCACCTTTTCCA
This region of Mycolicibacterium diernhoferi genomic DNA includes:
- a CDS encoding EcsC family protein, which produces MGLSDYEQVQLEKVREHKEHELRRSARHLVPESVKNTGRKLYGRALKAPGAAKVKDTGAAALKATAEGAGKFMTRTGQLTTSESRVIRAYAKKGHTVEHLDDIHKLDLRAIDKVASFTRLHYAYSVSAATEGAAAGLAVSGGQALAAFGAVAGAGAAAAPGLGTIAAAMGVDAAALLTACSRVIAHDALYYGYDPRDPAEEVFMMQIIGLGLAVTPSAKAVAYQQLAILTRSLATNVAWRQLNQQTFVKVAQRFATQFGQKLTKKKLGQFVPIAGVGIGAALNWKMVDDVASAAYWAYRERFLFDKGGDIGPVVIDAEVDESGVADASEDAIDVISILESEGVIIGDDAPVGDDEVT